One Telluria mixta DNA window includes the following coding sequences:
- the tssK gene encoding type VI secretion system baseplate subunit TssK: MASKVLWGEGLLLRPQHFQRQDQYHEHRLYKSIRAVHPYAWGIEALQIDREALSSNVLRILELALRFQDGELVDAPGADELPDTVDLSQFPQSQQTITYYAALPGLKPFSGNFAQPGQPTKTVRFVQTNEETPDLYTQAAPASVSYLRKTVRLVPEFEPRDAYLSFPVLRLRRAPSGGFELDPSFLSPSLSVGAAPALFQQVRRLLEALQAKVSSLYGHHREPSRNVIEFRSGDMSSFWLLHTASSACASLSHYLHHPDLHPERLHEQLLGVAGALMTFSKSWTLTDLPVYQHADPGPGFAKLFQIIRELLDTVISSKYFAIVLNEVRPSYHHGMLDSGKIDDKTTFYIAVSADIPTLELVDTVPLRFKVGAPDDVEKCVLSALPGVRLQYAPQLPAAIPVRPDTCYFILDAKGQMYERMLQAQSMAIYVPSGMKGLKLELMAVAA; this comes from the coding sequence ATGGCCAGCAAGGTGTTGTGGGGCGAAGGCCTGCTCCTGCGTCCGCAGCATTTCCAGCGCCAGGACCAGTACCATGAACACCGCCTGTACAAGAGCATCCGGGCCGTACACCCGTATGCCTGGGGCATCGAAGCGCTGCAGATCGACCGCGAGGCGCTGTCCAGCAACGTGTTACGCATCCTCGAGCTGGCGCTGCGCTTCCAGGATGGTGAACTGGTCGATGCACCGGGTGCCGACGAACTGCCCGACACCGTCGACCTCAGCCAGTTTCCGCAGTCCCAGCAAACCATCACGTATTACGCCGCCCTGCCCGGCCTGAAACCCTTCAGCGGCAATTTCGCCCAGCCGGGCCAGCCGACCAAGACGGTCCGCTTCGTGCAGACAAACGAGGAAACGCCCGACCTCTACACCCAGGCAGCGCCGGCGTCCGTGTCTTACCTCAGGAAAACCGTGCGCCTCGTCCCCGAATTCGAGCCACGCGACGCCTATCTCAGCTTTCCGGTGCTGCGCCTGCGCCGCGCCCCGTCCGGCGGCTTCGAGCTGGACCCGTCCTTCCTGTCGCCGAGCCTGTCGGTGGGTGCCGCACCCGCCCTGTTCCAGCAAGTGCGCCGCCTGCTCGAGGCGCTGCAGGCCAAGGTGAGCTCGCTGTACGGCCACCACCGCGAGCCGAGCCGCAACGTGATCGAATTCCGTTCCGGCGACATGTCGTCGTTCTGGCTCTTGCACACCGCCAGCTCCGCCTGCGCATCGCTATCCCACTACCTTCACCATCCCGACCTGCACCCGGAACGCTTGCACGAACAATTGCTCGGCGTAGCCGGTGCGCTGATGACGTTTTCGAAAAGCTGGACGCTGACCGACCTGCCGGTTTACCAGCACGCCGACCCTGGCCCCGGCTTCGCCAAGCTGTTCCAGATCATCCGCGAACTGCTCGACACCGTGATCTCGTCGAAGTACTTCGCCATCGTCCTGAACGAAGTGCGGCCGTCGTACCACCACGGCATGCTCGACTCCGGCAAGATCGACGACAAGACCACCTTTTACATTGCCGTCTCGGCCGACATCCCGACCCTGGAACTCGTCGACACCGTGCCGCTGCGTTTCAAGGTCGGCGCGCCGGACGACGTCGAGAAATGCGTGCTGTCCGCCCTGCCCGGCGTACGCCTGCAATACGCGCCGCAACTGCCCGCCGCCATACCGGTGCGCCCCGACACGTGTTATTTCATCCTCGATGCCAAGGGACAGATGTACGAACGCATGCTGCAGGCGCAATCGATGGCGATCTACGTGCCGTCGGGGATGAAGGGGCTGAAGCTCGAACTGATGGCTGTTGCCGCCTGA
- a CDS encoding GFA family protein, whose product MIYQGSCHCGQVAYEVEGEIQGALACNCSMCQRKGSLLWFVPRAQFRLRTPEDAAATYTFNKHVIKHRFCPTCGIHPYAEGVDPKGNPMAAINLRCIEGIDLDAIPVQHYDGRDS is encoded by the coding sequence ATGATTTATCAAGGCAGCTGCCACTGCGGCCAGGTGGCATACGAAGTGGAGGGAGAAATCCAGGGCGCCCTCGCCTGCAATTGTTCGATGTGCCAGCGCAAGGGCTCCCTGCTCTGGTTCGTGCCGCGCGCGCAGTTCCGCCTGCGCACGCCCGAGGACGCGGCCGCCACCTATACGTTCAACAAGCACGTCATCAAGCACCGCTTCTGTCCCACGTGCGGCATCCATCCGTATGCGGAAGGGGTCGATCCGAAGGGGAATCCGATGGCGGCCATCAACCTGCGCTGCATCGAGGGCATCGACCTCGACGCGATCCCGGTGCAGCATTACGACGGCCGCGATTCCTGA
- a CDS encoding patatin-like phospholipase family protein: MNDFLPKECDIVMEGGVTSGVVYPAFVARLADKFTLRSIGGTSVGAVAAIAAAAAQFKRNRVRKDGQGEDDGFHLLARLPGSLQEAVGRYTRLFSLFQPCAALRPHFRVIAAALNETSRTKACGYLSFAMLWNFPLGAVVGGGMWLLGFLISSSLLGGHWPTVPLVGLASVLWFGLCMFVGALAGALLQATWSAWRGLRANRCGICSGLRTDADNPPALTEWLHGLVQDIAGLPLDAPLTFGQLRTSEPPIELALMTTGLSELRAHRLPHSSADLVFRASEMAALFPPAIVDWMKARARHTRHGARTVTVLERMNAAGEDYYFMPDPDDLPLVVAARMSLSFPVLLQAVPLYRLRALPVHGEGVDLLRVWFSDGGLTSNFPIHFFDNILPTRPTFGVTLQGDLADDDPFAARVSLPTNNNTGVTAAYMPVDEADGHPSLPRFAGAILRTIRTWRDEALKRTPGYRDRVVQIRHTKKEGGLNLNMTRAAIDVMSRSGDEAARQVIERFLHPVEKENGWLNHRWVRMRSTAAVLQETFAPLSEAWHDARLTPSYEALWMAHGVEALPAYQLSKANRTAGFALWERIVALPQDVAPAELSAHAPRPQPELVIAPRLN, from the coding sequence ATGAACGATTTCTTACCGAAAGAATGCGATATCGTGATGGAAGGCGGGGTGACCTCCGGCGTGGTCTACCCGGCGTTCGTGGCGCGGCTGGCCGACAAGTTCACCTTGCGCTCGATCGGCGGGACGAGCGTCGGCGCGGTGGCGGCGATCGCGGCGGCGGCGGCCCAGTTCAAGCGCAACCGCGTGCGCAAGGACGGACAAGGTGAGGACGACGGTTTCCATCTGCTGGCCCGGCTGCCCGGCAGCCTGCAGGAGGCCGTCGGCAGGTACACCCGCCTGTTTTCCCTGTTCCAGCCTTGTGCCGCACTGCGTCCGCACTTCCGCGTGATCGCGGCGGCGCTGAACGAAACGAGCAGGACGAAGGCGTGCGGCTACCTGTCGTTCGCCATGCTGTGGAATTTCCCGCTCGGCGCCGTGGTGGGCGGGGGCATGTGGCTGCTGGGCTTCCTGATCAGCAGCAGCCTGCTCGGCGGGCACTGGCCAACCGTGCCCCTCGTCGGTCTCGCCAGCGTCCTGTGGTTCGGCCTGTGCATGTTCGTGGGCGCACTGGCCGGGGCGCTGCTGCAGGCCACGTGGTCGGCATGGCGCGGCCTGCGCGCCAACCGCTGCGGCATCTGCTCCGGGCTGCGCACGGACGCCGACAATCCGCCTGCCCTGACGGAATGGCTGCATGGCCTCGTGCAGGACATCGCCGGCCTCCCGCTCGACGCGCCGCTGACGTTCGGCCAGCTGCGCACATCCGAGCCGCCGATCGAACTGGCCCTGATGACGACGGGCCTCTCCGAACTGCGCGCGCACCGCCTGCCGCATTCGAGCGCCGACCTCGTGTTCCGCGCCTCGGAAATGGCCGCACTGTTCCCGCCCGCGATCGTCGACTGGATGAAGGCACGCGCGCGCCACACGCGCCACGGTGCACGCACGGTGACCGTCCTGGAACGCATGAACGCCGCCGGCGAGGATTATTACTTCATGCCCGATCCGGACGACCTGCCGCTCGTGGTGGCCGCGCGCATGAGCCTCAGTTTTCCCGTGCTGCTGCAGGCCGTGCCCCTGTACCGCCTGCGCGCGCTGCCGGTGCACGGGGAAGGCGTCGACCTGCTGCGCGTCTGGTTCTCGGACGGCGGCCTGACCAGCAATTTTCCCATTCACTTTTTCGACAACATCCTGCCGACCCGCCCGACCTTCGGCGTCACCCTGCAGGGCGACTTGGCCGACGACGACCCGTTCGCCGCGCGCGTCTCGCTCCCGACGAACAACAACACCGGCGTGACGGCGGCGTACATGCCGGTCGACGAGGCCGACGGCCATCCCTCGCTGCCGCGCTTCGCGGGCGCCATCCTGCGCACGATCCGCACGTGGCGCGACGAAGCGCTGAAGCGCACGCCGGGTTACCGCGACCGCGTCGTGCAAATCCGCCATACCAAAAAGGAGGGTGGCCTGAACCTGAACATGACGCGCGCCGCCATCGACGTGATGAGCCGCAGCGGAGACGAGGCGGCGCGCCAGGTGATCGAACGTTTCCTGCATCCAGTCGAGAAGGAAAACGGTTGGCTGAACCACCGCTGGGTGCGCATGCGGAGCACGGCGGCCGTCCTGCAGGAGACATTCGCGCCCCTGTCCGAAGCCTGGCACGACGCGCGCCTGACGCCATCGTACGAGGCGCTGTGGATGGCCCACGGCGTAGAGGCCTTGCCCGCCTACCAGCTCAGCAAGGCAAACCGCACGGCCGGCTTCGCGCTGTGGGAACGCATCGTCGCGCTGCCGCAGGACGTGGCGCCGGCGGAGTTGTCGGCCCACGCACCGCGGCCGCAGCCGGAACTCGTGATCGCGCCGCGCCTGAACTGA
- a CDS encoding TOBE domain-containing protein, whose translation MENDNTGFALQGAVWMTVDGEKFGGQGRVELLAAIAQTGSISQAAKAIGMSYKGAWDAIDAMNNLAGEALVERVAGGKGGGGTRLTARGEQLVTNFRALEQLHRQFVEQLNGQAGNLSADLTLISRLNMKTSARNQFFGTVSRVQSGAVNDEIELDIAGGHKIVAIVTHESTASLGLAPGAQAFALVKASSIILMTAGEGARFSARNQLAGTISRLVPGAVNTEVVLDLTGGGSIAAIITNESARSLELAEGRTATAMFKASSVIVGVPG comes from the coding sequence GTGGAAAACGACAACACAGGCTTCGCGTTGCAGGGCGCCGTCTGGATGACGGTCGACGGCGAAAAATTCGGCGGCCAGGGACGGGTCGAGCTGCTGGCCGCGATCGCTCAAACGGGGTCGATCAGCCAGGCCGCGAAAGCGATCGGCATGAGCTACAAGGGTGCGTGGGACGCGATCGACGCGATGAACAACCTGGCCGGCGAAGCGCTGGTGGAACGCGTCGCCGGCGGCAAGGGCGGCGGCGGCACGCGGCTGACGGCGCGCGGCGAACAACTCGTCACGAACTTCCGGGCGCTCGAGCAGCTCCACCGGCAATTCGTGGAACAACTCAACGGGCAGGCCGGCAACCTGTCCGCCGACCTTACCCTGATCAGCAGGCTGAACATGAAAACGAGCGCACGCAACCAGTTCTTCGGCACCGTCTCCCGGGTCCAGTCCGGCGCCGTCAACGACGAGATCGAACTCGACATCGCCGGCGGCCACAAGATCGTCGCCATCGTCACGCACGAGAGCACGGCGAGCCTCGGCCTCGCGCCGGGCGCCCAGGCGTTCGCGCTGGTCAAGGCATCGTCGATCATCCTCATGACGGCAGGCGAGGGCGCGCGCTTCTCGGCCCGCAACCAGCTCGCCGGCACGATCTCTCGCCTGGTGCCGGGCGCCGTCAACACGGAAGTCGTCCTCGACCTGACGGGCGGCGGCAGCATCGCCGCCATTATCACCAACGAGAGCGCGCGATCGCTCGAGCTGGCCGAGGGCAGGACGGCCACGGCCATGTTCAAGGCATCCAGCGTGATCGTGGGTGTACCGGGGTAA
- the modA gene encoding molybdate ABC transporter substrate-binding protein — translation MKQLAGLLALIACHAAQADEVQVAVAANFTAPMQKIAAAFEQDTGHKAVLAFGATGKFYAQIVNGAPFEVLLAADDETPAKLEAEHRTVPGTRFTYATGKLALWSAKDGYVDGQGQVLKTGDYAHLAIANPKTAPYGAAAIGTLNKLGVHDRVQGKLVQGENIAQTHQFVSTGNAPLGFVALSQVYRDGRFTSGSGWIVPDNLHGPIRQDAVILAKGGANPAAKALAGYLKSSKAREIIRSYGYAL, via the coding sequence ATGAAGCAACTCGCCGGCCTGCTGGCCCTGATCGCGTGCCACGCCGCCCAGGCGGACGAGGTGCAGGTGGCAGTCGCCGCCAATTTCACCGCGCCGATGCAGAAAATCGCGGCGGCATTCGAACAGGACACGGGCCACAAGGCCGTCCTTGCCTTCGGCGCCACCGGCAAGTTCTACGCCCAGATCGTCAACGGCGCCCCGTTCGAGGTGCTGCTCGCGGCCGACGACGAGACACCCGCGAAACTGGAAGCGGAGCACCGCACCGTGCCCGGCACGCGTTTTACGTACGCGACCGGCAAGCTGGCGCTGTGGTCCGCGAAGGACGGCTATGTCGACGGCCAGGGCCAGGTCCTCAAAACGGGCGACTACGCCCATCTCGCCATCGCCAATCCGAAGACGGCCCCGTACGGCGCGGCCGCCATCGGGACGCTGAACAAACTGGGCGTCCACGACCGCGTGCAGGGCAAGCTCGTGCAGGGCGAGAACATCGCGCAGACGCACCAGTTCGTCAGCACGGGCAATGCGCCGCTCGGCTTCGTCGCGCTGTCGCAGGTCTATCGTGACGGCAGGTTCACGTCCGGCTCGGGCTGGATCGTGCCGGACAACCTGCACGGCCCGATCCGCCAGGACGCCGTCATCCTCGCCAAGGGCGGCGCCAATCCGGCTGCGAAGGCGCTGGCAGGCTATCTGAAATCGAGCAAAGCCAGGGAGATCATCCGCTCGTACGGCTACGCATTGTGA